One window of Elaeis guineensis isolate ETL-2024a chromosome 11, EG11, whole genome shotgun sequence genomic DNA carries:
- the LOC140852422 gene encoding uncharacterized protein, whose amino-acid sequence MAVAGMDFGYPMLLIGDFNVITDSTEKRGGRGFNADIEVREFRNFVNSSSLIDLGFSGSAFTWCNNRFGHARVWERLDRALANDGWINYFPDSIVTHLPRIGSDHCPLLLQVSSQPSRNRRSPLRFHKFWLSIEGIQHVVRRAWCGPSGASHGVRLLKLLRNTRQVIV is encoded by the coding sequence atgGCTGTCGCTGGGATGGACTTTGGATATCCCATGTTGCTGATTGGTGACTTCAACGTTATTACTGACAGCACCGAGAAACGAGGCGGCCGTGGATTTAATGCTGATATTGAAGTTAGAGAATTCAGGAACTTTGTAAATTCTTCTTCTCTGATCGATCTGGGATTCAGTGGAAGCGCCTTCACCTGGTGCAACAACAGGTTCGGACATGCTCGGGTTTGGGAGAGATTAGACAGAGCTCTTGCTAATGACGGATGGATCAACTATTTTCCTGATTCCATTGTGACTCACCTACCGAGAATTGGTTCGGACCATTGCCCTCTGCTACTTCAGGTCTCTTCTCAACCTTCTCGCAACCGTCGATCACCTTTAAGGTTTCACAAATTCTGGCTATCAATTGAAGGGATCCAGCATGTGGTCAGGCGAGCTTGGTGTGGGCCGTCCGGTGCATCTCATGGAGTCCGGTTACTGAAGTTGCTCCGAAACACCAGACAGGTCATTGTCTAA
- the LOC105054186 gene encoding NAC domain-containing protein 37, giving the protein MQVMDSMESCVPPGFRFHPTDEELVGYYLKKKVASQKIDLDVIKEIDLYRIEPWDLQEWCRIGYEEQSEWYFFSHKDKKYPTGTRTNRATLSGFWKATGRDKAVHDKNKLIGMRKTLVFYKGRAPNGQKTDWIIHEYRLESEENGPPQEEGWVVCRAFKKRPACPTRSVVDVWDSNYGYDDPSRVRSSIVNPMEYLQMQPKSLLCKQETELDHLNLLHSNQLFQLPQLESPSLPLVKQPSLLSIATENEDEEQTRSCNAIDKVTDWRALDKFVASQLSQEDRFSAERVVSDFGADNDSDMALLLLQSGREEVGKLNGFLTSGEPECDIGICVFEK; this is encoded by the exons ATGCAGGTGATGGACTCCATGGAATCATGCGTTCCTCCTGGGTTTAGATTTCATCCTACTGATGAGGAGCTCGTCGGCTATTACCTTAAAAAGAAAGTGGCTTCTCAAAAGATAGACCTTGATGTCATCAAAGAGATTGATCTGTACAGAATCGAACCATGGGATCTTCAAG AATGGTGTCGGATCGGATATGAAGAGCAAAGTGAGTGGTACTTCTTCAGCCACAAGGATAAGAAGTACCCAACAGGCACAAGGACGAATAGGGCAACATTGTCCGGGTTTTGGAAGGCAACAGGCCGAGACAAGGCCGTCCACGACAAGAACAAGCTTATTGGCATGAGGAAGACACTGGTCTTCTACAAGGGAAGAGCACCCAATGGACAGAAGACTGACTGGATCATACACGAGTACAGGCTTGAGTCTGAAGAGAATGGACCACCTCAG gaagaaggatgggtcgTTTGTCGAGCATTCAAGAAACGTCCTGCCTGCCCAACGAGGAGTGTTGTCGATGTGTGGGACTCCAATTATGGCTATGACGATCCCAGCAGGGTGAGATCCTCCATTGTCAACCCAATGGAATACCTCCAGATGCAGCCCAAGAGTCTCCTCTGCAAGCAGGAGACCGAGCTTGACCACCTGAACCTCTTGCACTCAAACCAATTGTTCCAACTCCCACAACTCGAGAGCCCCTCGCTACCCTTAGTGAAGCAACCCAGCCTACTCTCTATAGCCactgagaacgaagatgaggagcaAACAAGAAGTTGCAACGCCATCGACAAGGTGACCGATTGGAGGGCCCTCGACAAGTTTGTTGCATCCCAGTTGAGCCAGGAAGATAGGTTCAGCGCCGAACGGGTAGTTTCAGATTTTGGTGCAGACAATGACTCGGACATGGCGCTGCTGTTGCTTCAGAGTGGAAGGGAGGAGGTGGGCAAATTGAATGGGTTCTTGACCTCCGGGGAACCGGAATGTGACATAGGAATCTGTGTGTTTGAGAAATGA